The Desulfovibrio inopinatus DSM 10711 genomic interval AACGTGTTTATTTCCACTTCTTTCTGCTCCTGAGGGAGTGGAGAGTGCAGAAATTCTTCGGCAGCACTCTGTGAACATTGCACTAACGCCGCTTCTCGTCTGGCTCGCTCGGCCGGTGTTTCCTCTCTTTCAGATTGGAACACTGCGCAGGCAGACACCATGCACAACAGAAGAATACTTAAGAATACTCGCACAGCGATCCTACAACGGATTATGGTAAATTGGAGGATTCATTTGTGTCAGTCGATGGGAAGGAAAGAGGGGATTTCTGTCCGCAGAACCAATACACAGCCTCTGCTGCTTCCTTAGACATAGGCTGGCTCACATCAAGAGTTTGATGCTGACTGTTGAGGACAAGGCACAGGTGACGAACCGTAAGCGCACAGCGGGGAATATAGCAGCTCGTTTGGTTAAAATGATCGGCTTCGGAATCCGCCCGGAGCTTGATGATTGATTTTTCAAAATCATACCCTAATTCAGCGTATGCTTCCTTATATTTTTCCACATACAGATTGAATTGTTCTTGTACGGTTTCTCCTTCATTGGGATCGATATCCGATGCGGCGAGCTCGGCTTCGAGGGCGTCGTAGGTCTGACGCGTATACGGAGCCGCTTCAAACGGTGGTGTCGGACGGGCACAACCCCAAAAAAGAGAGAAAACGGCAAGGCTGCACAGAACAACAATACAGTTCAAATATATTCTCATTATACATTTCCTTCATGCAATCATTGAGTGTCGATTGAGACATTCTCCGGTGGTATTGTCCAGGTGCGTGTCTCGTCGATAAGCAAGCCGGGGGAATCTCCCGCATTGCGCCACAGGCGATAGCGACCGGTGTATGTTCCAGGCTTGAGCTGTTTGGAGGGCTGGATATAGCGAAACCATTGCGCTTTGTCAGTCTTGATCGTGTCCTCAGCATGAATATTTAATTCGGGGCCGGTTAATTCTATACGTTCATGATCTCCATGGCGCATTCCCCAGGTAGCGGCCCAGAAGGACAGTGTTTTTCCTGTTGGAGTATGTACCTCACCCTCTTCATATAAAACGGACTCAAGTGTTGGGTGATTTCCCCCGAAACCGACTCCCAGGACGCCTCCTGCCTGATAGTGGAGTGCAGTATCTACTTCAGAACTCCATAACGTGTGGCGTTCCC includes:
- a CDS encoding M23 family metallopeptidase, which codes for MCGPLTYDGHKGTDFRILDHEAFERGVPVRAAEQGVVLRVRDGMTDMRLQHGDEDRVAKREAGNAIIVQTPDGTLTLYAHLRKNSLRVAAGDHVKKGDTLGIVGLSGLTEFPHLHFEVRRASRIIDPFIGQETSAGCGGERHTLWSSEVDTALHYQAGGVLGVGFGGNHPTLESVLYEEGEVHTPTGKTLSFWAATWGMRHGDHERIELTGPELNIHAEDTIKTDKAQWFRYIQPSKQLKPGTYTGRYRLWRNAGDSPGLLIDETRTWTIPPENVSIDTQ